The Candidatus Binataceae bacterium region GCAACGGATGATGAACGACACCAACCTGGCGATAGTAGACAAGCTGGCGCAGTTTACGCGCCGCTGCGGCCATTCGATGGTGGAGCTGGCGATGAGCTGGCTGGCCTGTCAGCCGCAGGTCAGTAGCGTAATCGCCGGCGCGATGAATGCCGAGCAGGTCAGGCAGAACGCCAATAGCGCGGGATGGCGGCTGAGCGCCGAGGAATTGGCCGAGATTGATCGGATTACCCGCACACCCCCGGGGTGAGAATCTCCGACGAACCGCATCAATGGCGCGGGCTGCCCGGACCCGTGCCATTGCTGCTTAGCGGATGCCTACTGTAGTTTTTTCGCGCTCAGCCCTTTGACCGAAATATCGAAGCGATTACCGTCGGTGTCGCGCGCGGCCTCTTCAACGTAGGGCCGATTGGGGCCTGGGTTAAAGGTTTTGATCCCCAGCCTGTCGAGCACCTTATAAAGGTGGTCACGCTCGTCCTCGTTTTCCAAGGTAAAGCCGAAATGGTTGAGGCCGGCGGGAACATTTTCGCGATGAGGAATTAGGGCAACGTCGATATGGCCGTCGCTCAGCCAGACATCGCCATAATACCCGGTTCCCGTCACCTTGAGGCCAAAGGCCTCGGTATAGAACTCGGCCAGCTTCTTGGGATCGTCGGTGACAATCGCCAAGTGACGAAT contains the following coding sequences:
- a CDS encoding VOC family protein, translating into MAQIRHLAIVTDDPKKLAEFYTEAFGLKVTGTGYYGDVWLSDGHIDVALIPHRENVPAGLNHFGFTLENEDERDHLYKVLDRLGIKTFNPGPNRPYVEEAARDTDGNRFDISVKGLSAKKLQ